The DNA sequence TTTTCTATGATAAACATAACGACAACGGCTATGATATGATGTTATTCAAATATGCATGTGTGCATTTTTGTTGGCGTTTACAATTAAATACAGTAAAGATATAAACGCAAAAAACGCAACGTAGTGCCCTAAAATAAAGTTTCCTTGTTAGGAAGAAATGGTGAACAAGTGGCCGGGCCGAGCGAGAGTGCTTCCATGCGTGGATTTATACTCGAAATCCCCTTGCCTGCCTGCAAGTTAGTTATGACCAAATTCGACTAATCGCCAGGTTGACACGTTATGCGAGTAGGTTCGCCCTGGCCATCACATGTTAAAGTGAAAAACCAAATTCACTTGCTCTCTTTACTAAAGTTAACATCAGTGATTATTTTCCTCGACTTGTAGGACTTCATCAGAGAGGGATGTTTGGAGAAGATTGATAGAAAAGGACCACAACCAAGAATGTTTTTCCTGGTAAAATAAAACCTGCATAATCGTTCTTTTAAGGTTCTGCTTCGTTCTGTTTCTTCTATTCTCAAATACGGAAAATCTTTGTAGATGTACTACTAACACCCGTGCGAACTGGCACTGTTAGTGCCTGTCTCAGTTAGGGAAACAACAGAAAGGACCAGCtctgtctttttgttttaaagagatGTTAAGTAAAAGAAGATAGAGATGATGTATTACCTTTGTATTTTTGTTAAGTTGGTCTTATTGTCTGTCTGTGGTTAGTTTTCAGATATTCTGATTTACACATGCAAAGGTGTAACGCTAACAAACCAGTTCAGAATAAGAGGGCAGATATCGTTGGACTCCATAGAGGTAATATAATTAGCTCCAAGTAACTAAGGTTTTGCAGTAGCTATAACCGTTTTATATTTGTTACTGTATTATTTGCTAGTCGGCAGTGGCTCCTCATAGTGGCTTATCAATACCCCACCCCCCTCCGGTTAGCTTAGTTAGTGAAGCGCTGTTTGCCGGCTGAATGGGAGGTTGCGGATACGAGCTTGGAATGAATCACTGAATCAAGGTTTTTTTGTCCCCTTCACCCTTCTTTGTCTCTTTAAGAATTAACGCTGCTGTTTAAAATTGGATTTTCAACTGGCATTGGCAACGATTTGAAAAGTTTAATATGTGGTCCAACCCCTTGTAAACAtgtaaataatttgtttttgtttctcagtTGGATAATGATGGCCCCGAGATGCATGGTCTTTATTCGTTTGCGGTGATCACAGATGACAGGGAGCTGCTGTTAGCTGCCAGCTCAGAAGAGGAGAAATACAAGTGGATGGAGGTAAGGTTTAAAATGGTTGAGTGTCAAGAAAGTAAGGtaactaatttttttcctccGCTTGCTCCAGTTTTAGTCTACCTTTCGGCACTGAGGCAGGACAATTCCTACGCGGTTTAGTAAAAGGAACAAGTGTTGGCATTCGCCCATTAGGTGGCGTGTGAGATTGTGCGTCGGTAGTGTATCGAAATGCATTACTGGTTAAAATTTGTCGCCTGAAAACAGTCCTACAATGCAGTTCGACCTGACAACACAGCTCAGTCTCACGCGCGGCCAAAAAAATAGCCAATTCCACCATTGataaaaaagttgttttctctAAGTCTTTTGAATTGTTCGCTTCATCTGTTTGCCATCTTAGTCATTGTAATTTTGAGCTTCAATGCCATGgctgcttttgtttctttttttaaagaaatgaagTTTTCATCTTGACTGTATCCCCTCATGTCTACTATGTTTAATCTTGTACCTGCTCATTTTGAAATAGGATCTGAAAAAAGCAGTAAAACTGGCCAAAGTCAGGGTGAGTTTTTAATGCTTTAGGTTTACTTTACTTTTGTATTAGTTTACTCGACCTTGTTGCAAGATGGGTCAGCCATTCACACGAACTAAAGTGTATATAACTTTTAATTCCTTGGAGGCTGTTGATCAGTTCTTGCCGGCGGTGTTGATTTAAAAGCTGTTGAAATTGCCTCTCATGAGAGTAATGtgataattaaaatttttgttgagCAGTTATAGTGGTGTCATTTCGCCCTCCGTAATTGCTAATTAAAGCTTTGCTGTAAAAGGAAAAGTACTAATTAACTGCAGTGTCTTCTTTCAAATTGCCGTTTATTTGCTTTTGAAAGGAATCCAGAGTTGAACATTAGGGCCCAGTCgttgaaaaggtggataacgctaccAACAGGATAAATCTCTCTCCTGTGGATGACGCAGTTGGTTTTCGTaatatttatccgctggatagctatttatccggtggatagcactatccatgACGTTTGAGCAACCTGGGCCAGGTCAAAACGTCAATCATGTGCTTATTCCATGCAGTCCTTAAACTGAGGAGGTTGTTCATTTGCAGGTGTCCTGTGGAAGTTGCTCACAGAAACGATCCAATTTGGCGTACAGGACACCCAACATGAGATCAACAAGATTTGTGTGTGAAGAATGCTATAATGATCTTGAACAAGGTATCTACTTTGCACTCTGATGTGATCTCGCGACCAGTTGATGTCATTTGGGAATTATACTGGGGATCAGTAGAAAATCGTAGCTAGACGATGCTCATTCAGCATGGCAATATTACCTGTTCAGTAGTCATATTTGTTGATCAACATCTCTCAGAAGGTTCCTTTCACAAGTGTGCTTAGAGCTTTGCTAGTACATTGTGACCCACATCTATCAGGCCAAAAGAAGCTTAACACGTAGAACGTCCTTGTGTGCAGGTTTAAAGATAGCGTTTCAATGTTGATAAAAAATTAGATGGACCCTTTGATGGAATACACGTGAGTTTTTTAGTTATGTTGACATACCTCTGTTTTCAGCCAATTTGTTAAATGGAGATTCACCCTACCCCCAGACGGGGCCTATTGGTAAGGTGCTCCCCCTACCCACCCCTGTGGAAATAACAGCAAGAACAAACGGCGAGGGGTCTGATGAGGATGTTAGTTCAAGTCCCGTCTCAAGTTTGGATAAAAGACACGCGCATACACACACCATGTCGACGCGAAGAGTTTGTTGGCATAGAAACACGAGTATTAGTATGATAGAACACTCTCTTTCAGTTAGGGTAAGTACTGTATTGGCAGCTTGGATTCATAACCCTAATCCTTGTTATGTATAATCACAAATGAGGCTCCGTGCGTaattattgggctgcctgtggcccAATCAAAAAAGAAGTCGAGTCTGtgtcaaaaaagacaaaatggcggacagatCTGCCAGAAGGCGTTGCGTGTCCTATCTCCCCTGCAGTGGTGGAATAGACTTCTGAGGGGAGAGGTTCCCGGCTTTTTGACCATGAATTTTCCGTTCATTGAAAGCTGAAACAAGTGTTTTTTATCCTTTATACCCGGGTTTGGAGGAGCTATAAACTCAGCATAGAACATATTAGACCACTGCAGTCCAATACACGCGTAGTATGCGcgtcttgttgttttttcaacacTAGCACAAATGTACAGCTGGTTTTGTGGATATTTGCAATTCAGTATTTTTAACACTGAGTTGAAAGGAAAGAAGTGTCAGGACGTTTCCTTATTAGATAACTGTCGATGAGAAGAGAGTCTATTGTCGCTCCATTTTTTTGACCCCTGGAAAAAGTCGTTACTTTTGAGGTTACTTTTGCTGGTACTCTTTGCCACTTTTCAGATGTCAATCATTCGAGTTTCAGCTGAAGCTCgaaattttttctgagctttctggtgttttatttctttttttcaaatcgttCTTACGTATATTTACGTCAGATGAACAAATTTAACCAACAAACCTCCTTTTGAATTTGTAAAGCTGCGAGGTTTTGCATACTGAAATGAGTTCCCAAGGCAGTGCAGTTGATAAGAATACCTGCGCACAAATGCATAAGGGCCATTTATATGTCACATTTAGAAGAGCAATCTCGTTCCAAGGCTCACTCATGTTCTCgtctctgggaacgagaattaGAGATACTTTGGGAATGAAGCTGTGACCACAGGGAAAACTCACGGATGCTTTCAACGTATCTTTTCAGAATCAAATGAGTGGTGAATTGCTTAGGAAATTCAAGACTGGAAATCGATGGCAGAAGTTgtgggttgtttttacaaacttCTGTTTGTTCTTTTACAAGACACACGAGGTATGAACAACGGACAactaacagttttttttattacaggGGAAAGTTAGCAGACAAACATTGATGTTTCATGGACAATAATGCTAATATAATTATTCCGAACCCCGTCTGCGTATCTTACCATAGTTTAGCCACACAATTCAACATGCTGTCTGTTTCCCTTTGTTTGGTTTGGAATTAACTGGGAGCTCACTCACATCCTGATGTGGCCAAGAAAAGTACGGttaaaattactgaaaaaaGTCATGTGTAATTATAGATCTATTTCTAAAGGTTTGATGAAGTAAATGAGAAAGTTCTTGTGAAACCCTCAAAGGCAGTAATCTTTCATCCAACACACTCACCGCAACACTTACGAGTCGGCGCGAAGTTTTGAAAAATGCTGTTGTGCTCTCATTAAGTACTTTTTGGCTTTTCGTTCATTTGTTTTCTGTAAGCGTAAAGAGGGAGTGCCTCTGTTCAGAAgttttttatcatcatcatagttattattatttttatatttttaaggaCGAGTTTCCGCTGGCTAGCTTGCCGCTGCTCGGTTATTCTATTGGCAGACCAGTGGAGGTAGGGACAACCAACGTTCAACACCTTGTCAATATATTTCTAAGATTTCAAAAAAAGTAGAAAGATACTAGAAAGGCGCTGCAATGATTCACTGATGTGGCTTTGTGACCTTTCCCTCtaactacagtaaaaacccgcaactaagaacctaaaaattaagaacctgttagcctaaaattggtcatttataccccctataaacaagaacctatttagcctaagaaatttaaaacaggttcttactttCTAAAATCATACTGGTACGTTACCGCTGCATTGCAAGAATcatatttgaaacaaaaaaagcagattgccattgttgtaaaaatgttttttaaagaaaaatgagtgCAAGATATGTAGACTTAGAAAGCATACTAACTACTTTTTCTCCAGGATTAAGAACccattttaagaacctaaatagcctaaaattctgttaactaccatttatataagaacctgtttaggctaactcctaaaaatgtaggttcttagttgcgggtttttactgtataacATCTTTgaacgaaatcctatggtgttagcCTTCAAATACAACCTCTCTAGGAGATCTTTTGCATCgtaccatttgttttttaaggtcgtaaaaaaaatttatttcttcacCTTTTGCGACTAATAGTCGTGACTAGTTAAATTAGGTTtaggaaaatgaaagtaaatttgAGTGGGTCTAGTTCAGCTGTGGTCAACCAAACATTTGTGGGCGTTATTTTAGCTTTTATGTGAAAAGACGACAGGTATATCTTTTGTGAATTGTCTTTATGTCCAGCATTCTCAAGGATGGTCTAATCTTATTAAGACCATAACCATCGCCATCGTGATTTGACGTCATATTATTTGTAACAATTTTAAAGTTAGATTGAGGCCTTTCACTTctgttaaaattaaaagttgaaaatttaagCTTTTGTCGATCAACGGTATCATCAGGAATATTGAAATTGAATAACATTTTTGAGCACTTTTCGCCTGTTATCGTTACAGGCTGACGGTATTGATAAGGAGCTGGTGTTCAAGCTCCAGTACAAGACACACGTCTATTTCTTCAGAGCAGAAAACGAATACACCTTCTTCAGGTATGAGTCAAATGAACCTTTTTATTAACTACAGGGAAAATATTTGGTACAAGCTTTCTGCGCAACGATTTCCAGGGTCGTTAGAGTGGGCAATCGTTGTTTATGATTGATCTGTAGCTAGTATCAGAAGGGAACCATTAGCCAATCGTTGATTACATTGTCCATCCACTAAAGCAATCCCAGAAATCTCACTGGAGAGCTCGGTCCCATTCTTCCAGTTGTTTATCGCGGAGGAGGGTTTATGGTACTTAATTTACGTGAAATAACTTTTATAAAGTCAGCAGCATTAAAACCCTTTTTTATTCAGAGAAAATCATAGCTCTTGAGGgcggaaggttttttttttagttcctCTTGGGTGTTCGAAGATAAGAAATAAGACACTTACATCATACAAATTCCTTATATTCTGACCCCGCTTTCCTGTGacgttattattttgtttttcttgatttaacTACGGTCAGACACTCTTTTATGAGGATAGGATTGGCGACTGAAGCTCGTCGGCTGTTTATGGCTCCTCCCTCTCACTAATCAAAAGAGTATAATCAGGGACAGAGAGGGAAACTTAtagcgttggccgggatatgtgaatttcactaaagttatttttagaggttgcAATGAAATGGGAGTTTAATTCCTGATACGTCCGCATATTTTAATCAAGTCCAGAAATCAAGTcctcaaagcaaaaaaaaaaaaaatgcagaatgTCTGTAATGGCGGCTGTTTAATTCTCTTTTGACAACGCcgaataaaagtttgcggacctctccGGAAAACAACTTTCGATTAATTAAAGCGTGAAGATTGGtgtaaaaataacttaattgGTGACATTCGCATATCCCAATGGCTAAACTGGGCGTTTTTCTTTCTGTCCAATTACTCTCTCTCTTAAACGAATCTAATCGCAGGTTAATTTTTCATAGGTTACCTACCATcagtgaaaatgattttttttttacatttttttgtttatcgATTGACATTgttggttttgattttgtttttaggtGGATGGAAGTAATAGCCAGTGCAACACAGAGCTCATCAAGAGTTCGTATTTTCAGCCGACAAGCTAGTGCTGTTCCATAGACACACATTAATGTAATATGGACCAATATCAGTTAATTTAACACAAGTGACCATACTGTCGCGTCATGCGGGGTTGGCCACGACAATAGTTTGTCAGTATATTCGCGCGGAATGCGAATCTTCCCAGAAAAACctgggaaagggtgaaaaaaaaaaccgctgaAAAAAATGCGTATTGGATTTTGCTGTTCAGCATAGGGATTACTCGTACCCTCCCaaattaaattaataacaaGTTTTTAGGAAACTCATTGCCTTAAGATTACCACTGGGTTGTGGAAGGACCTCTGACAAAAGTCCGTCACAAAATTATCTTACGCGATTCCTAACAGCGTACAATATTCGCAGTCGTAGGGAGGGTAAACCCTTTCCCCTTTCTTCGAGACTTTGTAGCTGGTcgacccccaccccacccccatccCCAACCTTCCCCCTCCACTCCATGTGAAATAATTCAAGACAATCTTGCTTTCTGGATTTCACGCTGTGGACTCCTGGATTCCGGACTTCGAAATTCCAGAGTCCAAGatacggattccggaatctgggtTGCCTTACATTGGACAATTCTGGTGTGGGGATCTAGGACTGTGAAAGGACAAAACTTTATCACAAACAGAAACGTGCGTTCGTGTCGAATAGAGGATATGTTCGTAACGGTTTAAAAGTAACTAATTGCTTACACGTTGACGAATATTCGTTCGAATATTCGTAATTTCAAAGATTTATTGGGTTTTCTCAATGCCAGCCTATTGCATTTAAATTGGTGGCTTTTACAAGTTGTTAcgaatttatattattattgtactaAAGTCAAGTTGCTTAGCAAAGTAATCAGGTGTTTTAAAGCAATAGAAATTTGTATAAGTGATGCGTGTGTCAGTCCAGTGTGACCTTGATAACTGGACAGTGGAAACAAAAGATTGGAAAAGGAATTAGAAACAGGCGAATTTGCTGGTATGAATTGAAGAAGATTAATCGGCTAGCCGAGGAACCTACTTCTcctaaaataatatttaaattttattttttagataaTTCACAGCCTTGAAATCCCGTTTGATATTCCCTCACTGTAAGAACTTTTTCCGGAATTTTTTGTCTtataaccccctcccccctcaccTCATTTCAGGGTTCCAGAGGCTTTTGCTGTGCTGTCTTATTTCATGCTAATAAAGGGCATAATTTGAAGGAACTTGTATCTATTGCCCCGtttagcaggcgcttggaagaaATGGGTGCGATAGAAAACGGGACGCACCGGGAACACCCCAGGGGTGAGGGAGCTCCCCTTACCCTGGCGTGTCTCCCTCCAGGGCCTGGTCTCTTCTTGCGCTTCTATTACTTGCAAGCACCAGCTACTTATGACGTGTATAAGGAACCTAAGggtgcaaatgagtcactcccATCCCAGGAAAGTGCTTATTTTAGTTCTAAAGACAGCAGAATTTATGTAAAAACTCGAAATTGCATTAAATTAATGTATCTACAACCGACTTGGACAGGCGATCACTTTTGTCTAAGATGTCGTAGCATTTGTACGAGTTATCCATGAAAGATTTTATTTCTCTGGATTCCTCGGGAATCTTCGTTGTCAATTCTAGTGATTAATGCTCTTTAATAAAGCTGCAGGTTGAAGCATTGGTGTGTAACCGCGAAGtcaataaaaagaagaagagtagttttttttacctctttaATCCTGTTGAGCCAAGAACACAATAGCTTCATCCAAAAGACTTTTCGCGCGGTTCGATAAGTGGCGGGGAGCGTTGCATGACTCCAGCCTAAGCGGCTGTGGCGAAGGAGACTATGGGGGGCAGGCTGGGGCCTGTTTCTCTAAAGTGCtggaaacttttcgggcccggaaagATATTTTGTACTTGCTGTGTTTgtattcaagatcaaagtttcataatttgtataggtaatagcatgatttgtaatgatatttggcataaatatcacgagtgatatttcaaaattgttatacgaaatttcacgagccgttaggtgagtgaaatttgagacaattttgaaatatcacaagtggtatttatgccaaatatcacgtacaaatcatgctattatttgtttatactactacccacaaaaggtttgtaattttcacgtgtaggtatttcaaattaagctgaaatatcGCTGCTCTAAGctaatcaaattgcagaaatttctcatgtagtagtataatgaaagcaatacaatgaaactatcagttaacgaagcaaaattgactggtttgtgggctGGGAACTGTGATACTATTCAACAGGTTGTGATTTTAATATTTGCCTTCGGGccccgaaaagtttccgggtttttcgagaaacaggcccaaAGTCAAAAGATCAAAGTCGTTCTAAAGTCCTTCCAAAagctctttgttttttcttctattttagggttaatttcataaaattttaacaagtgtaatttacaagtgttacACCAACCTCGCTCTTCCCCAGGGTCTTATCGTTTTCCcaagttttataaaattgacCCCTTCGCTTGAAGGCTGTCAATCTTACTCATTTTGAATTTAGTCTTACGTCAATAGAAATCCGATTGGCTATTTCAAAGAATCATTAACATATATATTTCCTCTAGATAGTGGCGTAATAAGAAAATCGACTTTTAACTCCTAAATTCACATATAGGTCTAGTACATGTCccgtcaaaacaaaaaaagtcagaGATACAAAAACTGAAGTTTAACCGGCTTCTCACATTTTACTCTTCATGTTGGACTAATTtgcgtagaaaaaggaaaccttaatttctcggattcaaaaatgtgatggaaagaggattaagaaaaaatctcactttcttaaaacgttaaattgcatctaaaattttcggacaTTTACCCTGTACCCGGTTCAATGAGGCGTTATTGGATATCTGACTGCTGCGCGAAGTGAGCGCAGGCGCGAAAACCGAAAGATTGCGCCCTCACTCACCCGCGCAATGCCCCTTTGAGCCTCTGCGGAGTAGATGGGTACTCAGTTAAGTCCAAGATTTTAATCTAGGGCAGACTGATTGGACTGCTCTTTAATAATATAATCCATGGAAGATCGCTGCCCTAGGATTAACCGGAATTATGACACCACCTCGCTTTTTTCTCATTAGATAATTCAAAGTTAAGGAATTAAGGGTCGACGCAATGTTagaccatagttaattgagtggaatggttatgaaacccgtcagactcctttgttatatgtttttgtggacctgtaagtgcacaacgttcaaaagaattcctatcattttgattgtattgaccaataaaaacgttgcactaatttattccgtaacaatttgccaacagaaaacaaagggtTGTgtactttcagggtgcttccaacataaactgcagcactgttgtttttatcattgatgtttgccgcttttcataaccagtctcctctaataactatggtttgACTGCTCACGTACAGAGTGTCTTTcgaatattttttctctttggaaaCCTTCGGGCGTGTGTATGTGAAATTTTTGTAAGCAAGGCTAACACAAAGATCCCTTGTTTCACATGCAGAAACACGCAAGATGAAGTTGACGCCAATCTCAATCTCTCATGGAGTATCACGGTAAAATTAGCTCTCCCCTGCTACATGTACAGATATCGCTTTATCTAATTTTATTATTCCTCGTAAAGGGAAAGAACCATTAACATAAACTCAAACTTGCTCTCACAGATGGATTTATTAGTCAAATTTTTTATTGGGTAAACTGATTGAAGCAAGTTTTACGTCTAATATGTCCTAATGCCAACAAACATTATGCTTTTTGTTAAGTTTTCTACAAGACAATATTTATTTATCTGTGGATGATATTAGAGAAAACTATGTCAAGTCAGTAGTAACGTCACTGAAGTTTATTTCTACATTTTACTAGTCAGACTACGTTTTGACCAATCACGAGATACATAACTAGCGGTGTTGTAATTGTGCTTGAAACAATGGTCATCAGTTCACcaacaactaaaaatgaaataaaaaaaattattattattataataagtAATATAGGTGCGAAAAAGGCAGACTTATCAGGTGGGTATCGAAGAGGCATTTTCTTGCAAGTTGTTAACATGTGCAGCTGGTccattcttttcttcttctttttctctttttccttaaAATAGGCAGTGTTTAAAGCCTTCACCAGATGCTTCTCGTGTAAGGCCAAAGTGCTAGCATCAAACCCTGTCGTAGACTCAGACCCGGTCCGTTTATATGATTAAATCTTGCCCCTGGTAGAAGGGGCAGGACACCGAACTTGCTAGCTGATACTCGAGCTAACCGGAGCGAGCGAACGTTTCCtacatttctttacaaaaaTCAGCGAGTTTGGCTCTTTACAtgtgaaacaaaaagttggctcgaCTAGAAGGGCAACCCTCCGAGCCGGGTCATCCTATTTCGATGGTACGGTCACCCCCCTAACAGGGAAAACTTTTCTCCATTTAAACACTTTGGTGCACCCAGCTGaggcgagacaatcagagcatagGCGAGACAGCTGTGCGACTCTTGGCTCGGGCAAaggtgtcaatttttttcgattATAACGTATGCTTAAGCTATTAAACGGGGCTTCAAATTTTCTTCGTCTCATACTCGTAGCATGAGCTCAATGATAATTTATCACATCTTTACCGAGCCTCCTAAAAAATCTTTACCCACCCGAGATCCGTGAAAACCATTCAATTTTTACAGCCGCACTCTTCTATGCAATGAGAATCACCATGGCAACGACCCATGCAGGAGTAGTCGCACCCTGGGTCTTCAAACTCATCACTGACGTCTTCAAAAGCATCCTCAAAGGCGTTGTCAGTAAACATATTCTCATCGTAATAACTTCGTTTATCACCTACATTACTACCACGTCTTGCCTctaaatgtaaaaatgaaaagctGCTTGATGATATCAACCTATACTGACAATATTACCGGACCTGTTTAACACAGCTAATAGCAgtttatttaaaatatatatatatatattagaaTTGTTATTGAGTTTAGAAGAAACACAGAAGGGCCCTTGATAACCCCGTTTTTTATTGGTCTTCTATAAAAAGAAAGTGAATGGGGGGAGTAAATAGCCGCCTTTTGGCTTAAGGCTGAAGTGCCCACATGCCTACAGCAAACGTTTGCAATTTTAATtagtaatatttattatttatctgcTTGCACtcttaaaatgttttgttgAAAAACAGAATTTGACTATCTCGCTAAATTACTTACCAGTGAATGAAAAAGTCACTGATAATTGAATCATCAAACGTTTCCTATTGCACCTTTTCTGTTGTTTGCGCAGTAATTCTTGCACCACTTAAGCTAACATGTTATAAATGTACTTTTACCTCAAAACGcaaaaaatgtatgtatgtaatgtatgtatgtatgctaTATCGGCCATTACCCAGAGTGCAATTGGCCATTTTAAGATTGCTGTGGAGACTGGGTCGGTGTTGAGTCGAATTGCACCATGGGACTGTTTTGCTGGACGAatttaatctcgtacccagatctcactctgttttccCACTTGGCCGtgagagatctgggtacgagattatgACGAATTTTGACCCAGTTTCCTGTGCGCCCTTGTAATAGCCAATAAGAAGAGATAGTGTCACCAAAACAGTCCCAGAGTGCATTTGCACACGGCACCGACCCAGTCATCCGCCTCAGCTTAGAACAGCCCATAAAAATTGCACGGGACAATGTTGAGGGAGACGCTTCACAGCTGTACAGCTGTAACATGGCCTCACAAGATTGGTTGACAAAACgatcaacaaacaaaaataacaatggAAGCTAGacctaaaacaaaaaagctgcgATATACAGGATTCCAATGAAATATTAAG is a window from the Porites lutea chromosome 10, jaPorLute2.1, whole genome shotgun sequence genome containing:
- the LOC140950907 gene encoding FERM, ARHGEF and pleckstrin domain-containing protein 2-like, yielding MSQLLQQQNNTSQHAQENFQKIIELERDLIGIKNLVQAGRDFIREGCLEKIDRKGPQPRMFFLFSDILIYTCKGVTLTNQFRIRGQISLDSIELDNDGPEMHGLYSFAVITDDRELLLAASSEEEKYKWMEDLKKAVKLAKVRVSCGSCSQKRSNLAYRTPNMRSTRFVCEECYNDLEQANLLNGDSPYPQTGPIGKVLPLPTPVEITARTNGEGSDEDVSSSPVSSLDKRHAHTHTMSTRRVCWHRNTSISMIEHSLSVRNQMSGELLRKFKTGNRWQKLWVVFTNFCLFFYKTHEDEFPLASLPLLGYSIGRPVEADGIDKELVFKLQYKTHVYFFRAENEYTFFRWMEVIASATQSSSRVRIFSRQASAVP